One segment of Halomonas sp. TD01 DNA contains the following:
- a CDS encoding YgaP family membrane protein: MKANVGGIDKVARIVVGLILIVLALTGTIGAWGWIGVLPLATGLFNFCPLYPLLGISTCKSKH, from the coding sequence ATGAAAGCAAACGTCGGCGGTATCGACAAAGTGGCGCGAATCGTTGTTGGCCTGATTCTGATTGTACTGGCGCTTACCGGCACCATTGGTGCATGGGGGTGGATCGGCGTTTTACCACTTGCCACTGGGCTGTTTAACTTTTGCCCGTTGTATCCTCTGCTGGGCATCTCAACCTGCAAAAGCAAGCATTAA
- a CDS encoding YeeE/YedE family protein — protein sequence MDWMASLQGLVGGVFIGLSAVWLMGALGRIAGISGIIGNLITQRPKGDSAWRLAFLFGLVSGPLLVMAMGGGLGNVADVPGAVIGAPAGGVPLMLLAGLLVGLGTGLGSGCTSGHGVCGLARLSLRSMAATGVFLIVAVATVYVTRHMIGGGV from the coding sequence GTGGACTGGATGGCAAGCCTGCAAGGGCTCGTTGGTGGTGTGTTTATAGGCTTATCCGCTGTGTGGTTGATGGGAGCCTTGGGGCGCATCGCTGGCATTAGCGGCATTATTGGAAACTTAATAACCCAGAGACCTAAAGGCGACAGCGCGTGGCGTTTAGCCTTTTTGTTCGGGCTGGTGAGTGGCCCGTTACTGGTCATGGCAATGGGAGGCGGGTTGGGCAACGTTGCTGATGTTCCCGGTGCGGTGATCGGTGCGCCAGCTGGCGGTGTGCCGCTGATGTTGTTAGCAGGCCTGTTAGTCGGGTTAGGGACTGGGCTCGGCAGCGGCTGTACCAGTGGTCATGGTGTCTGTGGTTTAGCACGCTTATCACTTCGCTCGATGGCCGCCACCGGCGTGTTTCTCATTGTAGCGGTCGCCACGGTCTATGTGACGCGGCATATGATCGGAGGTGGTGTATGA
- a CDS encoding DUF6691 family protein, whose translation MNSATVKTAAGYIAGLLFGLGLAISGMTDPARVLGFLDVAGAWDPTLMFVLGSAVGTTFVGYRLVFARGEPLFSPNFQLPTKQALDGKLLGGAALFGIGWGLSGYCPGPAIASIGGLSLPLLALLAAMVAGWFIAKRISQ comes from the coding sequence ATGAATAGTGCAACAGTAAAAACCGCTGCTGGCTATATCGCTGGTTTACTATTCGGGCTTGGGCTAGCTATTTCTGGCATGACGGATCCTGCTCGTGTACTTGGCTTTTTAGATGTGGCTGGCGCTTGGGACCCGACGCTGATGTTTGTGCTAGGCAGTGCGGTAGGCACAACGTTTGTGGGCTACCGATTGGTATTTGCCCGTGGCGAGCCGCTGTTTAGCCCTAATTTTCAGCTCCCGACTAAGCAAGCGTTAGACGGCAAGTTGCTGGGTGGCGCAGCGCTGTTTGGCATTGGGTGGGGCCTTTCTGGTTATTGCCCTGGCCCTGCCATCGCCTCCATCGGTGGGCTCTCGCTGCCTCTATTAGCGTTATTGGCCGCGATGGTGGCAGGCTGGTTTATCGCAAAACGTATCAGCCAGTAG
- a CDS encoding response regulator, translating to MHVLLIEDDPLVASGIRSGLMVYDFVVDHVSTIQAARQTLQSVASDVVILDRGLPDGDGLQLLQSWRDQGISTPVLMLTARDAVRDRVDGLQCGADDYLVKPFDLDELVARLHALLRRVSGRSQGMTMHGALTLDPNAREVKVSDQLVTLSRRELVLLEAFLHSPRSVLSADQLKDSLYGLSDDVESNALNVHIHHLRRKLGSGVIETVRGLGYRLGKPEAVHIPGTPHKGQQ from the coding sequence ATGCATGTCTTGCTCATTGAAGATGATCCGCTTGTCGCATCAGGAATACGTTCCGGCTTAATGGTGTACGACTTTGTCGTCGATCATGTTTCTACGATTCAAGCTGCGCGACAAACCCTGCAGTCAGTGGCGAGTGACGTTGTGATACTCGATCGCGGTCTTCCCGATGGTGATGGCTTGCAGTTGCTGCAGTCGTGGCGTGACCAAGGTATCTCTACCCCGGTGTTAATGCTGACGGCACGCGATGCGGTACGAGACCGTGTTGATGGCTTGCAGTGCGGGGCCGATGATTACCTGGTGAAACCCTTCGATCTTGATGAGTTAGTCGCCCGTCTTCATGCGCTGCTTCGGCGAGTGTCTGGCCGTAGCCAGGGTATGACGATGCACGGGGCGCTAACGTTGGATCCCAATGCGCGTGAAGTGAAAGTCTCTGACCAGTTGGTGACGCTGTCGCGCCGAGAGTTAGTGCTCTTGGAGGCTTTTTTGCATTCGCCGCGCAGTGTGCTCTCTGCCGACCAGCTAAAAGATAGCCTTTATGGCTTGAGTGATGATGTAGAGAGTAATGCGCTGAACGTGCATATCCACCATCTACGTAGAAAGCTAGGCAGTGGCGTCATTGAGACGGTTCGTGGGTTGGGCTATCGGTTAGGTAAACCAGAGGCTGTTCATATCCCCGGCACGCCTCATAAGGGGCAGCAATGA
- a CDS encoding ATP-binding protein: MSLRARLLLTLGVTLALLWGIAAAWLLSDLEKKFVETLDQRLAQSARMVAGLVLQLPEDVWEQSQARALSIPPIEGLACQVHSPRGDIIARTHANMETILAPGERGHAYRQEGDTTWRVFTYERGDLVITTADRMDERDMLLSDVFRVAVVPFVVALAGSLIALWVVVWRGLAPLSRLRESLASRHPEALAPVSTYGVPKEIKPLIDTLNGLLVRIQQTIVREQRFTNDAAHELRTPLTAIKTHLQVAQRTDGETAKEALSYAEAGVVRLAHTLDQLLTLARVEGRMRFDDGEPSQVDEIVEVAIADSVAIAGQCQLPTQLPHVCVAMPRELAITALRNLLDNALHHGASELPVVLTVRYTPDQHHVTFTVHDQGGGVDDATLKQLTQRFWRVSKQQGSGLGLAIVAAIVERFDGWVSFENVETGGFSAHLTIPTAGKKQGYIAEAIR, encoded by the coding sequence ATGAGCTTACGTGCCCGCCTATTGCTCACCTTGGGAGTGACGTTGGCGTTGCTTTGGGGCATTGCCGCCGCTTGGTTGCTCAGTGATTTAGAGAAAAAGTTTGTAGAAACACTGGATCAGCGTCTTGCTCAGTCGGCACGCATGGTCGCCGGGCTCGTGCTTCAACTGCCTGAAGATGTCTGGGAGCAGAGTCAGGCTCGCGCCTTATCCATCCCGCCCATTGAGGGATTGGCATGTCAGGTTCACTCCCCGCGTGGCGATATCATCGCCCGCACCCATGCCAACATGGAAACCATACTGGCTCCGGGTGAGCGTGGTCACGCTTACCGACAAGAAGGCGATACCACTTGGCGCGTATTCACCTATGAGCGGGGAGATCTCGTCATTACCACCGCTGACCGGATGGATGAGCGGGACATGTTGCTTAGCGATGTGTTTCGCGTAGCCGTCGTGCCGTTTGTGGTGGCGTTAGCGGGGAGTTTGATTGCGCTCTGGGTGGTTGTCTGGCGTGGTTTGGCCCCGCTGTCACGGCTGCGCGAATCGCTGGCCAGTCGTCATCCGGAAGCGCTGGCGCCCGTGTCTACTTATGGTGTGCCGAAAGAGATCAAACCGTTGATTGATACACTCAATGGCTTGCTGGTGAGAATTCAACAGACCATCGTCCGAGAGCAGCGTTTCACCAACGATGCCGCTCATGAACTGCGCACCCCCTTAACCGCGATTAAAACCCATCTTCAAGTAGCGCAGCGAACCGACGGTGAAACGGCTAAAGAAGCGCTCAGCTACGCAGAAGCGGGGGTGGTACGTCTGGCGCATACGCTAGATCAGTTGCTGACGTTAGCAAGAGTTGAAGGGCGCATGCGCTTTGATGACGGCGAGCCAAGCCAGGTAGATGAGATTGTTGAAGTCGCGATTGCCGACAGCGTGGCAATCGCAGGGCAGTGTCAGCTTCCCACTCAATTACCCCATGTGTGCGTTGCCATGCCTAGAGAGCTGGCAATAACCGCACTGCGTAACTTACTGGATAACGCGCTGCACCATGGGGCAAGCGAGCTGCCTGTAGTGTTAACCGTCCGGTATACCCCTGACCAGCATCACGTAACGTTCACTGTGCATGACCAGGGGGGCGGTGTCGACGACGCTACATTGAAACAATTAACCCAACGTTTTTGGCGCGTGAGCAAGCAGCAAGGCAGTGGTTTGGGCTTAGCGATTGTGGCGGCGATTGTTGAGCGGTTTGATGGCTGGGTGAGTTTTGAAAATGTTGAGACCGGTGGGTTTAGCGCCCACTTAACCATTCCAACAGCAGGCAAAAAACAAGGGTATATAGCAGAGGCTATTCGATAG
- a CDS encoding c-type cytochrome, whose product MNKKQWGKLSLLMGASLVGASAFAATAFAETGDAERGQAAAATCIACHQANGSGMNIPGGESWPRLAGLNADYIIKQLHDFKEGRRQNATMMPFANMLNDQQIVDVAAYYSEMPITLGQGGDDADEALLTRGEQLAERGDWDAYIVSCKSCHGPGGKGVGEEFPGIASQHAGYISNQLHAWQNDERSNDPQHLMGAIAKRMSDEDIQAVSAWYATQDVSAQTDSEEGGTAQ is encoded by the coding sequence ATGAATAAAAAACAGTGGGGCAAGCTTAGCTTGCTAATGGGGGCCAGTCTTGTGGGTGCCAGCGCTTTCGCTGCGACTGCCTTTGCCGAAACGGGGGATGCCGAGCGCGGCCAAGCTGCCGCGGCAACTTGTATTGCCTGTCATCAAGCTAATGGCAGCGGGATGAATATACCTGGAGGCGAATCGTGGCCGCGTTTGGCTGGGCTAAATGCCGATTACATCATTAAGCAGCTACACGATTTTAAAGAGGGGCGTCGCCAAAACGCCACCATGATGCCCTTTGCTAACATGCTCAATGACCAGCAAATAGTTGACGTTGCTGCTTATTATAGCGAAATGCCTATCACGCTTGGCCAAGGTGGCGATGATGCTGACGAGGCGCTATTAACCCGCGGCGAACAACTGGCAGAGCGTGGCGATTGGGATGCCTATATTGTGTCATGTAAAAGCTGTCACGGCCCGGGTGGCAAGGGCGTCGGCGAAGAATTTCCCGGTATTGCAAGCCAGCACGCAGGTTACATAAGCAACCAGCTGCATGCTTGGCAAAATGATGAGCGCAGTAATGATCCTCAGCATTTGATGGGGGCTATTGCCAAGCGTATGAGTGACGAGGATATCCAGGCGGTGTCAGCGTGGTATGCCACCCAGGATGTTAGCGCTCAAACTGACAGCGAAGAAGGGGGGACAGCACAATGA
- a CDS encoding c-type cytochrome, protein MNLRKKRLVLALTGCSLATGIVVSAFAANDAVPSSEATYQGLVELGFPAPQEGELVHVPPTMADLEDADIHPELKKVIRYGYELFTNTQQLRGENVYNDMNCSSCHLGEGRQPFSAPVWAAAVTLPDFRGKNQHVNNLEERIAGCFAYSMNGTPPEYGSDEMLALSAYHQWLATGAPMYPSQPIYGRGFPAPDEPDEAPDYARGEAAYQENCAICHQEDGSGHYENGEYVFPALWGDGSNNWGAGIVRVDTAAGFIYNNMPLGQPRSLSDQDAWDIAYYMSSQERPQDPRYTGDVAETAERFGPTFHKRSLYGQTRKHDGHVLGDHANFGEKGDIEPWNVGMPRFENLSGE, encoded by the coding sequence ATGAATTTGCGTAAAAAGCGTCTCGTGTTAGCGCTAACAGGTTGTTCGTTAGCCACCGGCATCGTCGTCAGCGCCTTCGCTGCAAATGATGCCGTCCCGTCAAGCGAAGCGACCTACCAGGGGTTAGTGGAACTTGGCTTCCCTGCGCCGCAGGAGGGCGAGCTTGTCCATGTTCCGCCGACTATGGCAGACCTGGAAGACGCCGACATTCATCCAGAGCTAAAAAAAGTTATTCGGTATGGCTACGAGTTGTTCACCAATACTCAGCAGCTACGTGGTGAAAATGTTTATAACGATATGAACTGCTCTAGTTGCCACCTAGGTGAGGGGCGTCAGCCGTTTAGTGCACCGGTTTGGGCAGCGGCAGTCACGCTTCCCGACTTCAGGGGTAAAAATCAGCACGTTAACAATCTTGAGGAACGCATTGCTGGCTGCTTTGCTTACTCAATGAATGGAACGCCACCTGAGTATGGCAGTGATGAGATGCTCGCACTGAGCGCTTATCACCAATGGCTGGCTACTGGTGCGCCAATGTACCCCAGTCAGCCTATTTATGGCCGCGGTTTTCCTGCGCCAGATGAGCCAGATGAAGCCCCTGATTACGCTCGCGGCGAAGCAGCGTACCAAGAAAATTGCGCCATTTGTCACCAAGAGGACGGCTCTGGGCACTATGAGAATGGCGAGTATGTTTTCCCAGCACTCTGGGGGGATGGCTCTAATAATTGGGGCGCAGGCATCGTCAGGGTTGATACCGCCGCTGGGTTTATTTACAACAATATGCCTTTAGGTCAGCCGCGTTCGTTAAGTGACCAGGATGCCTGGGATATTGCGTATTACATGAGTAGCCAAGAGCGTCCGCAAGACCCCCGTTACACAGGAGATGTTGCCGAAACCGCTGAGCGCTTTGGGCCTACTTTCCATAAACGTTCGCTGTATGGGCAAACCCGGAAGCATGACGGCCACGTGCTTGGTGATCATGCTAACTTTGGTGAAAAAGGCGACATCGAACCTTGGAATGTGGGGATGCCCCGTTTTGAGAACCTGTCAGGCGAGTAA
- the dsbG gene encoding thiol:disulfide interchange protein DsbG, whose translation MKHFSLSRLSSLLLLTSIGTTSAGYAEELPAPVQALANQGLTIHGQFEAPGGIRGYGASVQGQDMAIYLTPDGDHAIIGTLMDSQGNDLTEAQLDEHVRVPLEAQTWELLEESHWIQDGDENAPRVIYTFTDANCPYCRQLWQQSRPWVEAGDVQLRHIMVGILAPNSPALAATLLGADDPSAALHDHSKGDALSASAQPRDIEEQVYANNQLFEELGLYATPTSAFQRETDSGDLRIDRIQGLPSNERLIEMMGSESP comes from the coding sequence ATGAAACACTTCTCCCTGTCTCGTTTAAGCAGCTTGTTACTATTAACAAGCATTGGCACCACCTCGGCTGGCTATGCCGAAGAGCTGCCGGCACCGGTTCAAGCACTAGCCAACCAAGGGCTGACGATTCACGGCCAGTTTGAGGCGCCAGGAGGCATACGTGGTTACGGTGCTAGCGTGCAGGGCCAGGATATGGCGATTTATTTAACCCCTGATGGCGACCATGCCATTATCGGCACGCTGATGGATAGCCAGGGTAACGACCTCACCGAAGCACAGCTAGATGAGCATGTTCGCGTGCCGCTGGAAGCGCAAACCTGGGAGTTGCTAGAAGAGAGCCACTGGATTCAGGACGGCGATGAAAACGCGCCACGGGTAATCTACACGTTTACCGATGCCAACTGCCCTTACTGTCGCCAGCTGTGGCAACAAAGCCGACCCTGGGTAGAAGCAGGTGACGTACAACTGCGCCATATTATGGTGGGCATCCTGGCGCCGAACAGCCCCGCCCTGGCAGCCACACTGCTAGGTGCAGACGACCCTTCTGCCGCGTTGCATGACCACAGCAAAGGCGATGCGCTTTCAGCGAGCGCCCAGCCTAGAGATATTGAAGAGCAAGTGTATGCGAACAACCAGCTTTTTGAGGAGCTAGGCCTATACGCTACGCCCACCAGCGCCTTCCAGCGCGAAACGGACAGTGGCGATTTACGTATCGACCGAATTCAAGGCTTGCCAAGCAACGAGCGCTTAATTGAGATGATGGGCAGTGAATCGCCTTAG
- a CDS encoding TlpA family protein disulfide reductase, translated as MLQQSIAIGPLGFSLHQLVFVMAFLMALMVGAILGRRHNVAVSDTLITVFFIAFIAARAVFVVRYWGAYDGIISRLDIRDGGFNLAGGMMAGLGYASWVLWRSSHQRWPLGGALLAGCLTWGIIVGSTALIEQQARPLPDTPLVDLSGQPTSLPQFANQTQQPIVVNLWASWCPPCIREMPVFEEAQNTEQGITFVFVNQGENAQHIEAFMSQHDLSLDNVWLDQRNALGKATGAHAMPTTLFYSAEGKLVNTHFGEFSHATLQQGLERLR; from the coding sequence ATGCTGCAGCAAAGTATCGCAATTGGTCCCCTGGGCTTCAGTCTTCATCAACTTGTGTTTGTCATGGCTTTTTTGATGGCACTTATGGTGGGGGCGATACTAGGGCGGCGGCACAATGTAGCGGTGAGCGATACGCTCATAACGGTATTTTTTATCGCCTTTATCGCCGCACGGGCAGTGTTTGTTGTGCGTTACTGGGGAGCGTATGACGGCATTATTTCCCGGCTAGATATTCGTGACGGCGGCTTTAATTTAGCGGGCGGCATGATGGCTGGACTTGGCTACGCAAGCTGGGTTCTGTGGCGCTCTTCACACCAACGCTGGCCGTTAGGAGGTGCCTTGCTAGCGGGTTGCCTTACATGGGGAATTATAGTCGGCAGCACTGCCTTAATTGAACAACAGGCGCGCCCTCTCCCAGACACTCCGTTAGTCGACCTAAGTGGCCAACCTACCAGCCTGCCTCAATTTGCCAACCAGACGCAGCAGCCTATTGTCGTTAATCTTTGGGCAAGCTGGTGTCCTCCTTGTATTCGAGAAATGCCGGTTTTTGAAGAAGCACAAAATACCGAACAAGGCATTACCTTTGTGTTCGTTAACCAAGGGGAAAACGCCCAGCATATTGAAGCGTTTATGAGCCAACATGACCTTTCACTGGATAATGTGTGGCTTGACCAACGCAATGCACTGGGGAAGGCAACGGGCGCCCATGCTATGCCCACCACCCTTTTTTACAGCGCAGAAGGAAAGCTCGTTAACACGCATTTTGGCGAATTTTCCCATGCAACCCTTCAACAAGGCTTGGAACGTTTGCGCTGA
- a CDS encoding sugar phosphorylase, producing MTPFEQTVHQFLSHLYGPRASEIQRRIGQHIEHFRRASQAPATTQNMAAESGNAPTWSEKDQWVISYGDSIVAEETPPLAVLNEFLQRYLGERISGVHVLPFFPWSSDDGFSVIHYREVNPELGDWEHIRELASHYDVMADLVLNHVSRESLWFVDYLTGSLPGRDYFIEADPETDVSDVIRPRSSPLLVPISTRRGTRHVWATFSEDQIDLNFENPDVLLEFVGILLFYLQQGVRIIRLDAIAFLWKRLGTSCIHLPETHTVVRLLRAIVDEISPGTLIITETNVPHAENISYFGLERLANGAPDEAHMVYQFALPPLLLHTLTRGEATTLQTWLSSLPILPRHCTYLNFTASHDGIGVRPLEGLLPDHERDALLELMHRFGGFVSMRSNPDGSDSPYEINITWFEAMRGTRRGPDPWQIARFLCSQAIMLTLQGIPALYIHTLTGTLNDVEGVERSGRLRSINRRRWQRDELALLLESPSTPTHDVFHALSRLLELRRVEPCFHPNATQRVLPTPPELLAIERGPLSDGRRLLALFNVTDTLLPLDSVGEALEQALSQHVWRALDMQPPGEETALPPYAIRWMVADT from the coding sequence ATGACCCCATTTGAGCAGACGGTCCATCAATTCCTTTCGCACCTCTACGGCCCCCGCGCCAGCGAGATACAGCGCCGCATTGGTCAACACATTGAGCACTTTCGCCGTGCGTCACAGGCGCCAGCCACAACACAAAATATGGCGGCTGAAAGCGGTAACGCACCAACATGGAGCGAAAAAGATCAGTGGGTCATTAGTTACGGTGATTCCATTGTGGCAGAGGAAACGCCCCCACTTGCTGTGCTTAATGAGTTTCTTCAACGCTATTTGGGCGAGCGCATTAGCGGCGTGCATGTACTGCCTTTTTTTCCTTGGAGTAGCGATGATGGCTTCTCAGTCATTCATTACCGTGAGGTTAATCCAGAGCTAGGTGATTGGGAGCACATTCGCGAGCTAGCCAGCCACTATGACGTCATGGCCGACTTAGTGCTTAATCACGTATCTCGTGAGTCACTGTGGTTTGTAGATTATCTAACCGGCAGCCTGCCAGGTCGTGATTACTTTATTGAAGCAGACCCAGAAACCGATGTTTCTGACGTTATTCGGCCACGCAGCAGCCCATTGCTAGTGCCCATTTCCACGCGCCGAGGCACTCGCCATGTATGGGCGACATTTTCAGAAGATCAGATTGATTTAAACTTTGAAAATCCTGATGTATTGCTAGAGTTTGTTGGCATTTTGCTGTTTTACCTTCAACAGGGCGTGCGCATCATTCGCCTGGATGCGATAGCGTTTTTATGGAAGCGCCTGGGAACATCTTGCATCCACCTCCCTGAAACCCATACGGTTGTCCGTTTACTGCGCGCCATTGTGGATGAAATATCGCCTGGCACGCTGATAATTACCGAGACCAATGTCCCTCACGCAGAAAACATCAGTTACTTTGGCCTAGAACGGTTAGCCAATGGGGCGCCTGACGAAGCCCATATGGTCTATCAATTTGCCCTACCACCACTGCTATTGCATACACTCACCCGCGGTGAAGCCACTACCCTTCAAACATGGCTTTCCAGCCTGCCGATACTGCCCAGACACTGCACCTATTTAAACTTCACAGCGAGCCATGATGGTATTGGTGTGCGTCCTTTAGAAGGGCTGCTCCCGGACCATGAACGAGATGCGCTGCTAGAGCTGATGCATCGCTTTGGTGGCTTTGTCAGTATGCGCAGCAATCCCGATGGTAGTGACTCGCCCTATGAGATCAACATTACCTGGTTTGAGGCCATGCGCGGCACGCGTAGAGGACCAGATCCCTGGCAAATTGCCCGCTTCCTTTGCAGCCAGGCCATTATGCTCACGCTTCAGGGCATTCCCGCCCTCTATATTCATACACTGACCGGCACCCTTAACGATGTTGAAGGGGTGGAACGCAGCGGCCGTTTACGTTCAATTAATCGCCGCCGTTGGCAGCGTGACGAATTAGCCCTGTTACTTGAAAGCCCTTCAACACCAACCCACGATGTTTTTCATGCCCTTAGCCGCCTGTTGGAGCTACGGCGGGTAGAACCCTGCTTTCACCCCAACGCCACACAGCGCGTACTGCCCACACCTCCTGAATTGTTAGCCATTGAGCGAGGACCACTCAGTGACGGCCGCCGCCTGCTTGCCCTGTTTAATGTCACCGACACGCTGCTGCCATTAGATAGTGTGGGAGAAGCACTTGAGCAGGCGCTTAGCCAACATGTTTGGCGTGCTTTAGACATGCAACCCCCCGGAGAGGAAACCGCGCTACCGCCCTATGCAATAAGATGGATGGTGGCAGACACATGA
- the nrdR gene encoding transcriptional regulator NrdR, which produces MHCPFCGANDTRVTDSRLVADGDQVRRRRQCASCQERFTTYETAELIMPRVVKSDGSRETFNEGKLRAGMLRALEKRPVSAEAIEAAVERIRQSLRARGDREVNARDIGEAVMKALSNLDQVAYIRFASVYRKFQDLDEFRAEIDRLSQDPGDHPTSAYSGPDRGEA; this is translated from the coding sequence ATGCATTGCCCTTTTTGTGGTGCTAATGATACTCGAGTGACCGACTCGCGGCTGGTAGCCGACGGTGACCAGGTGCGCCGTCGTCGCCAATGCGCTAGCTGCCAAGAACGCTTCACCACGTATGAGACCGCAGAACTCATCATGCCGAGGGTCGTGAAATCCGACGGCTCACGTGAAACGTTTAACGAGGGCAAGCTGCGTGCAGGCATGCTGCGAGCGCTTGAAAAGCGTCCGGTAAGTGCCGAGGCAATAGAGGCCGCCGTTGAGCGTATTCGCCAATCGCTTCGTGCCCGTGGGGATCGCGAAGTTAATGCGCGGGATATCGGTGAAGCCGTCATGAAGGCATTAAGCAACCTGGATCAGGTGGCGTATATTCGCTTTGCATCGGTATATCGTAAGTTTCAGGATCTAGACGAATTTCGCGCCGAGATAGACCGTCTTTCTCAAGATCCAGGCGATCATCCGACATCAGCCTACAGCGGCCCAGATCGCGGAGAGGCTTGA
- the ribD gene encoding bifunctional diaminohydroxyphosphoribosylaminopyrimidine deaminase/5-amino-6-(5-phosphoribosylamino)uracil reductase RibD → MNELTERGFTSADHQFMARALQLAAKGLYTTDPNPRVGCVIVRYDQHAEGQVVGEGFHLRAGEPHAEIHALNAAGAKAKGATAYVTLEPCSHTGRTGPCAVALADAQVARVVVAMVDPNPCVSGRGINRLREAGIQVDVGLLEQDACALNPGFISRMQHKRPFVRLKMAMSLDGRTAMGSGESQWITGPEARSQVQRLRARSSAILSGVESVIMDDSRLTVRANQLALDNADAVSQRQPLRVILDSRLRLPLAAACLREPGRTLIITTEHHSEEKRQKLEAAGADIKVLPAAQEGRIDLADMLCWLAEHEQVNELLVETGATLAGALLDANMVDELQLFVAPTLLGGEARPLFALPGMTRMADQKRLTIKEIRAVGSDWRIIAEPRTD, encoded by the coding sequence ATGAACGAGTTGACGGAGAGAGGCTTTACCAGCGCTGATCATCAATTTATGGCGCGTGCTCTGCAATTGGCGGCGAAAGGGCTGTATACAACAGACCCCAACCCCCGGGTGGGCTGTGTTATTGTCCGCTACGATCAACACGCGGAAGGGCAAGTGGTTGGCGAGGGCTTTCACCTCCGTGCTGGCGAACCTCATGCAGAAATTCACGCACTTAACGCCGCTGGTGCTAAGGCAAAAGGCGCAACGGCTTATGTCACGTTAGAACCTTGTTCCCATACAGGACGCACTGGCCCTTGTGCCGTTGCGTTAGCGGATGCCCAAGTGGCCCGTGTGGTCGTGGCAATGGTTGACCCTAACCCTTGCGTTAGTGGACGCGGTATCAATCGGCTCCGGGAAGCGGGGATTCAGGTAGATGTTGGGCTGTTGGAACAAGATGCCTGTGCGCTAAATCCTGGCTTTATTTCCCGTATGCAGCACAAACGCCCCTTTGTACGCTTAAAAATGGCCATGAGTTTGGATGGCCGTACCGCCATGGGGTCTGGAGAGTCGCAATGGATTACCGGCCCAGAAGCCCGTAGCCAAGTGCAGCGTTTGCGGGCACGCTCAAGCGCTATTTTAAGCGGTGTTGAGTCCGTTATTATGGATGATTCTCGGCTAACAGTGCGCGCGAATCAGCTGGCGCTCGATAACGCGGATGCGGTAAGTCAGCGGCAGCCGCTGCGCGTCATTTTGGACTCGCGCCTGCGGTTACCGCTAGCGGCAGCTTGCCTTCGTGAACCAGGCCGCACGCTGATTATTACCACCGAACACCACAGTGAAGAAAAACGCCAAAAGCTGGAAGCTGCGGGCGCTGATATTAAGGTGCTGCCTGCGGCTCAAGAAGGTCGAATCGACCTCGCGGATATGTTGTGCTGGTTGGCCGAACATGAGCAGGTCAATGAGCTGCTCGTTGAAACCGGCGCTACCCTAGCAGGCGCGCTGTTAGATGCGAATATGGTGGATGAGCTGCAGCTATTTGTCGCCCCTACGCTTTTGGGAGGCGAGGCGCGACCACTATTTGCGTTGCCCGGCATGACCCGCATGGCCGACCAAAAGCGTTTGACTATCAAAGAAATTCGAGCTGTTGGGAGTGACTGGCGAATAATCGCGGAACCGCGCACTGACTAG